The Juglans microcarpa x Juglans regia isolate MS1-56 chromosome 2S, Jm3101_v1.0, whole genome shotgun sequence genome has a window encoding:
- the LOC121253048 gene encoding centromere/kinetochore protein zw10 homolog → MDALWDSINVRDLLSARDLSDPTCPLSAPDLRLLIQRLDSHSLHIKSKVQSYIVSHHDQFANLFSLCNDAVSQSDLISADISDLLRLTSDRPIEVEIRDAVEELTAKTREARTSRELLELARVIVGTSERLKGAREALRNGRLRFAAEEVRDLEKALRVRDRYGDVVDQSEGQTEPVVYGLLKKEWSDCFEEIQEVLMKFMETAVRYERDTSRLRVQYQLSLQEIDGIELQTIIEAMDVVGILDYGLAKVADLIIKYVVTPVVNHGVPVSFVEELTQDSKEMTEAILNILPSAKIENVEGEAIYLGIVQVVKFIYKCICFENDSWIQSFGRLTWPRISELIICNFLSKVVPEDASKLSNFQKIIESTSQFETALKEMRFISASDDKDKRLTNFAENVEVHFASRKKTEILANARKLLIQCDFDVPQEYTRKGPVFKTNGMAVNSYEQVVDLLFLTGRCVVSKAATQLMKLVHQTLKDVCLSSTRVALEFYHAARDAILLYEVVIPVKLEKQLDSINQVAVLMHNDCLYLSQEILGLAFEYRSDFPSSIKEHAVFADIAPRFHLMAEEILQKQIQLIIFNLKEAVDGANGFQNTHLKQQFELAKFSVDQVIFILEKVHIIWEPLLLPSTYKKSMCMVLESVFTRITRDILFLDDIAADETLQLQRLIHLMLDNLSSLFESLTAVGQKEKPQEDLLPSVDNLIPSLCKIRKLAELLDMPLKSITTAWESGELASCSFTSSEVEDFIKSIFTDSPLRRECLWRIEKSRS, encoded by the exons ATGGACGCCCTGTGGGACTCGATCAACGTCCGGGACCTCCTCTCGGCCCGCGATCTATCCGACCCGACATGCCCTCTCTCGGCGCCGGATCTCCGCCTCCTCATCCAGCGCCTGGATTCCCATTCCCTCCACATCAAGTCCAAGGTGCAGTCCTACATCGTCTCCCACCACGACCAATTCGCCAACCTGTTCTCCCTCTgcaacgacgccgtttcacagTCCGACCTCATTTCTGCCGATATATCAGATCTGTTGCGGCTGACCTCCGACCGTCCGATCGAAGTCGAGATTAGGGACGCGGTCGAGGAGCTGACCGCAAAGACGAGGGAGGCGAGGACCAGTCGGGAGTTGTTGGAGCTGGCAAGGGTAATCGTAGGAACGAGCGAGAGGCTGAAGGGCGCCAGGGAAGCCCTGCGGAATGGACGGCTCAGGTTCGCCGCTGAGGAAGTGAGGGACTTGGAGAAGGCGCTGAGGGTTCGTGATCGCTACGGTGACGTAGTTGATCAGAGCGAGGGACAGACAGAGCCAGTGGTGTACGGATTGTTAAAGAAGGAGTGGTCGGATTGCTTTGAAGAG ATTCAAGAGGTGCTAATGAAATTCATGGAAACTGCGGTGCGTTACGAGCGGGACACTAGTAGACTCAGAGTCCAATATCAATTGAGCCTTCAAGAAATTGATGGGATTGAGCTGCAAACAATTATTGAAGCCATGGAT GTGGTTGGAATTTTGGATTATGGACTTGCTAAAGTAGCAGATTTGATAATTAAGTATGTTGTCACTCCTGTGGTAAATCATGGAGTGCCAGTTTCATTTGTGGAAGAGCTAACTCAAGACtcaaaagaaatgactgaaGCAATATTGAACATATTACCATCAGCCAAG ATTGAAAATGTTGAAGGCGAGGCAATCTATTTGGGGATTGTTCAGGTTGTTAAGTTTATCTATAAATGCATATGCTTCGAAAATGATTCTTGGATTCAATCTTTTGGAAGATTAACATGGCCAAGGATATCAGAGCTTATTATTTGTAACTTTCTTTCCaag GTTGTACCTGAAGATGCTTCAAAACTCAGTAACTTTCAGAAGATAATTGAGAGTACGTCTCAGTTTGAGACTGCTTTAAAGGAAATGAGGTTTATTTCAGCATCAGATGATAAGGACAAAAGGTTGACTAACTTTGCTGAAAATGTTGAGGTTCACTTTGCTTCTAGGAAAAAGACAGAAATCTTGGCAAATGCTAGAAAATTGCTTATACAATGTGACTTTGACGTTCCTCAA GAATACACAAGGAAAGGTCCTGTATTTAAGACTAATGGAATGGCTGTAAATTCTTACGAACAAGTTGTTGACTTGCTTTTTCTGACTGGGAGGTGCGTGGTATCTAAAGCAGCAACTCAACTAATGAAGCTAGTGCATCAGACGCTGAAG GATGTTTGCTTGTCATCCACCAGAGTTGCTCTGGAATTCTATCATGCTGCTAGGGATGCTATACTTCTATATGAAGTTGTCATTCCTGTGAAG CTAGAAAAACAGCTTGATTCCATCAATCAGGTTGCTGTTCTCATGCACAATGATTGTCTCTATCTCTCACAAGAGATACTTGGGCTTGCATTTGAG TATCGATCAGACTTTCCAAGTTCTATTAAGGAACACGCTGTATTTGCGGATATTGCTCCACGATTTCATCTTATGGCAGAAGAAATACTGCAGAAGCAAATTCaacttattatatttaatttaaaagag GCTGTAGATGGTGCTAATGGATTCCAGAATACCCATCTGAAGCAACAATTCGAATTAGCAAAGTTTAGTGTAGATCAG GTCATTTTCATTCTGGAGAAAGTACATATCATATGGGAGCCACTCTTACTGCCTTCAACTTACAAGAAAAGCATGTGTATGGTTTTAGAGTCAGTTTTTACTAGAATTACGAGAGATATTCTCTTTTTAGATGACATAGCTGCAGATGAAACGTTACAG CTTCAAAGACTGATTCATCTGATGTTGGATAATCTATCTTCTTTGTTTGAATCCCTGACTGCTGTTGGGCAAAAGGAGAAGCCACAAGAGGATTTATTGCCCTCGGTTGATAATCTCATACCATCTTTATGTAAAATCCGTAAATTGGCAG AACTATTAGATATGCCTCTTAAATCCATTACCACTGCTTGGGAAAGTGGAGAGCTGGCGAGTTGTTCTTTTACATCATCAGAG GTGGAAGATTTTATCAAATCCATATTTACAGATTCACCTTTAAGAAGAGAATGCTTATGGAGGATAGAAAAGTCCAGGTCTTAG